The genomic stretch atcacaggccTTCGATGTCAAACCAACAGGACGCTCAGGTTTTACGTGCTGGATGTTGCTCTGAACTGGCCTCTGGCAGTGAGGCTCGGAGCAACGGGCAGAAGGAATGTGTCCCTAAGCCAGCAGAACAGCGAGACTGAAGACAGCCCGTTTGCAGCTATAGTCGACCTGAAGGACGAGGTCCATTATGTCCTCCACCGCAGTCCAGCATCCAATCTCACAGAGTCTCTGGGTAAGAATAACAACCTCTGAACTCTCATTTGCTGGATCCAAAATTAGAATTCTgtttgtctcctcctctcttagAGGCCTTCATCAGGAACTTCAGTGCTCCATACAGGCTTCTGCAGAGGCATCTGGTGGGGGAAGAAGTCAGGAGAGGTGGGGCTGGGGACAGTAGACCTCCAGAAGAACCTCAGCGCGCACCACCTCTGTCACGCCCTCTTATCACTGAactcaccacctcctccttcctgccacaTGTTATGGATGTAAAAAAGGTGAAATTGAATTCCGCCAGCAGAGGTCGCCAGAGTTGCGCAAAACGATCTGAACGTGTTCTTCTCTAGGATGTTCTGCTCTTCTACTACACCCAGTGGTGTGGATTCTGCTCGGCCCTCAACCACATTGTGATCCAACTGGCCAGACTACTGCAGGGAAACAGCACCATCACTGTGGCCAGGTGCTGCCTTTTGAgaattcttttgttttaaataaagctttaaagTCTTTTAACCCCGACCCTGTTCTAAACATGGTGGGATGTGTTTTGAATACAGGGTGAATGTTGCACGGAACGACCTTCCTTGGGAGTTCATGGTGGATCACGTTCCTTCTATTCTTCTGTTTCCCAAATACAGGTGAGAAACACCCAGAGTGCGACATTAGTGTAATGACACCAGCATCAGTGAAGCTGGCCGAGTCAGTTTATAGAATTCTAACACAACTTATCGGAAGTTCTATTAAACCCTCTAGTGTCAATTACCTGCCATCACACCCCTTTGAGACGAAATGCCCTGTTCATAAGTGCTCTGTTCTCACCGTCTCCTTGTTCGGGCTCCTATTTCAGAAAACATTTCAGCGTGAAGTATCCTGACGACCTTCTCATCACTTTACCCAACCTCCTTCgcttcatcctgcagcactcCGGCTCTGTGCAGTACGCAGACAAACCGATGGCAGCTTCTGTTGAAGCATGGGCTTCTGGACCTGACGCCCTCTTCCGTGCGGAGTTCCTCACCCTCCATCGTGAGGTCCAGGCTCTTCGCCACGCCCGTGAACGCCTCTCCCAACAGCTGGCGCAGCTGTGGCGCGACAACAGGCGCCTAAAATTTGATACTCGTAGCTTAGAGGCCCAGAATGCTAAGCTAAAACAAGAAAGGGAGAGCCTGGAGGAACAGCACCGCGAGAAGAGCCGGCAGCTGGTGGAGGCggtgaggaggctgcaggagctgtCGGACACGTCCGAAAGCCTGCTAAATGAGAACGCCCTGCTCCGAGTCCTGCTGGCGGCACTGAAGGACAGGTCAGAGGCcaaagagcaggtggaggaggaaaggaaagagaaagaacaaCAAATAAGTCACATGGCTTCCTGACATCAGGGTTAGGAACAGGACCTGAAGAAGCTGTGATAAGGTCACTTGAACCCACCAGGaatacatttattataaaacTGACAGTGGTGATCTGTCAGGATGCTGCTAAATGAGGATGCATTGAGGAATAATGGATTTATCCACTTTTAGGAAGAGACTGGTCCAGAGATGTGCCAAAGTGCCAAATGTCCAAATCAAACTCCTCGGATGCGATGCTGTTTGTGGAAAAGCTTTCAACCATACCGGGGGCCTGTGGCATCAGCACCTCTCACCTTTTCCTTTCCTGACCAAGTCTCAAAAAAGGTCAGGCGTGAAAGGAAGGTGAAAGGATGATTTGAATCAGTGGTTGCAAGAGAGAGGGCtcctgatgaagaggagacccGTTCAGTTCTGAAGAATCTGCTCACCAATCCACAGGCGGGCCTGACAGCACTTGAatctttttggttttgttttttttgggggggaggggggacagttCTTTTGGCTTTTTGAAAGGAAATACGTTCTTTTCTGTTAACACTGATCTGCTTTCACAGGAATACTCAATCACTAAGATATTTGTTATTAATTATTCAGGTATTTGCTAATAAGATGCTGCAGTTGTTTATATGTGAAATCTTACACTTCTTTTTAACAATTAAATCATTTTCATCAGATTTTTTTACGTGTCTCATTTTGGTTGGTGCATATTAAGCAATTTTCACGCTTTCCTTCAGATGTGACCCTAAATTGACCTGGTGGATCATGTCAGAACCAATGgaactttattttattgttgctCTCCTCTGATTGGTCGGCTGTGTTTAAAAACTACCCACCAATCAGAATCCATGTCTGCAGTGAAGACAATTCAGGAATGCTGAGGAATCTAAAACTTGTAATAAATAAACGAATTGTTCCAACCACACCTGCTTTACAGACGCGAACAATGGATTCATTTATACGCCTGGTGGATAATGGTGACCAAcagataaagaagaaaaaatatctGCATGTACCTACTATTTAGTCTGAAAGTTTCATTTGTTAGACACGTCAGAGTTTGGAGGAATCAGCAGGAACATAGTGTCCATAGTAAAATGTGTCAATACAAATATGCATTTTTGGGCTCAGAAAAGATCTGCATGTTTACTGAGAGCCGTATTCAGAGCGACATACCAGATCTaatctggagcagcagcacaatcATGTGCTCTTaatctcatcttttttttcccccaccactGAAAATATCAACCAGGAATATGTTTTATACAGATTCAtcaaggctgtttttttttcaaaaagtaaTGACAGAAAACCCAATGATTAAAGAAAATACAGACAATAACTATTAAggcttttaaacatttaaattttaaatagaCCAACAGCTGCAATAATGTGTTTCTTCAGTATGAAATTTGTCAGAAGAAATTAGCATATTTACCGGTATAATAAATGAATTTATAGTAATTATATTGATAATAACAGCTTTGGGATACATTTCAGCTTGTCGGCTCTTGGGCCTGAAAAGGTTTCTTTTTGTAATTGATATCACATATTTCCTGTTTAGTGTTTGGTTGTAATTAGGTTGTGACTCCGGATATCTTATGACTCCTGGAGAAATAAACAAGGTGGgcggagaaggtggaggactGTGGCAAAACTGTCCTGCCTGCAGTCCAACACTCTGCTGCATGTAAGTACTCACTTTTTTTATATCTAAAATTGTTCAGGGCTGTAGTTTCAAGTAAAATAAGTGCCTTCTGGCCCTAAATTTATTTAATAACTGAGCATATAAATTTATAAATCTACCTGTTAACTTATAAAATGGTGCTGAATAGTGTTTAAACCAGTGAAATGATGCTCACATTTTCCCAAAGGTATCGTTGTTTTGTCCTTCTCGTACAACATCCTTTAGTGTGGATTGATTACAGGAACCATGTCAAATGTCCAAGTGCCTGTCGGTGAGTCTGTGTCTCACTTTAAAGAACCAAAACTTCTACCGCATTTTCAAAATCTTGTTTCTCGTCGCAGTCGACCGTCTGGGGGACCAGCCGGTGCAGGTAGTCTGTCCTACCTGCCACCAGACAGTTCTGTCTAAGGTGGAGTACTCTGCCGGTTTACTCACGTACCTCTTGTGTACCggcctcttcttctgtgggtAAGCGAGCCTCTAACTCAGCTCTTCCACATAAGTGCATTAAAGAGGCTCATGATGTTTGCTCCCATCTTCTCCAGATTTGTTTTAGGATGCTGTCTCATCCCATTCTGTGTGGACCGGCTCAGAAATGCACAACACACCTGCCCTACCTGCAAGACTAAGCTGGGCGTCTACAAACGCCTGTAAATCCGATTTGACCCTTTGTCTTTGCACGGCATCAAATAAATCAATTTGTCGCAGTTGTTTCCTTTGCAGCTGGATTACTGTGACCCTGTAATAATATTAAATGCTACAATCGCAAACTGTGAGTAAATAAGTCATTTATTGCTTGTAACTCAGCATCGAcataaaatgtacatttattattaatctcaAAGGTTCAGGCTAGAAACATTATGATTGTACAACCTCATTTCAGCAACTCCATTGCTTGAGGAAGGATCCAAATTTAAAGTAAAGTAGTATAAAAGttgtaaatgaaaacatttcagaGCATACATTTATTTAGGTGAGAGTTCAAAAGACATACTGTTGGTCAGAGCAAGCGAGGCAGTTTAGAAtcttgtacttatacaagcagGTGCTGAGaaatgatgaagacagagaggagaagaagggagaaGAGGCCGACGTCAGAGTGGATGCGGCTACCATTGCTACctaaaacagaggaaaagacaagCTCACTGCAGAGATCCACAGATCGTATGAACAAACAAGTACTTACAACTTTTGCAGTGCTCACCTGTGGTTGTTGCAGCCGTAGTCGTCGTCGTAGGCGTTGATGAAGCTGTGTTGGTGACAGTGGGG from Takifugu flavidus isolate HTHZ2018 chromosome 6, ASM371156v2, whole genome shotgun sequence encodes the following:
- the LOC130526910 gene encoding lipopolysaccharide-induced tumor necrosis factor-alpha factor homolog — its product is MSNVQVPVVDRLGDQPVQVVCPTCHQTVLSKVEYSAGLLTYLLCTGLFFCGFVLGCCLIPFCVDRLRNAQHTCPTCKTKLGVYKRL